One Corynebacterium tuberculostearicum DNA window includes the following coding sequences:
- a CDS encoding HNH endonuclease signature motif containing protein: protein MTTATAPPKQAYFSTNDMEDTVCVMAMVQRIQSWQLFQAVLPQLEDDVDCTLAVLSKRLGLSRWRVSSAIQAHFRMRELPLTTAVQTEHWILDLPRLQVIDVELRPLGEDEAQIQLVDAALADFLTPKDPGQHVPTESEIRNFLRGFIDGLLKPDLSAQIERAVSVSYSGGQATIVLKTDKATAAAISRHIDKAAAQEGVSTAEALESLIFNRTSTKVVINTYRTGEDPSRVFIPSAGWCDLGEDLAHDSAVRTLTAEDVEKYVPSEEIRAWVQGRDATCRWPGCSMPAHYCQLDHRVEYGDKGPTSVGNLVSLCQHHHNVKTDGRVRYIMDPFTGDIVWMFEDGTYEVDRAAGPLAPRSIHWKLTWERFLKLRRGSLQGM from the coding sequence GTGACTACTGCTACCGCACCACCAAAACAGGCGTATTTTTCTACCAATGACATGGAAGACACCGTGTGTGTCATGGCCATGGTGCAAAGAATTCAATCATGGCAACTGTTCCAGGCAGTGCTGCCACAGTTAGAAGACGACGTTGATTGCACACTGGCCGTTTTGTCCAAGAGACTCGGTCTTTCGCGATGGCGGGTATCAAGTGCAATCCAAGCCCACTTTCGGATGCGCGAACTGCCGCTTACTACCGCAGTGCAAACGGAACACTGGATTTTGGACCTTCCGCGACTCCAAGTTATTGACGTGGAATTGCGTCCCCTCGGCGAGGACGAAGCGCAGATCCAACTAGTTGATGCGGCCTTGGCAGATTTCCTCACGCCCAAAGACCCGGGACAACACGTGCCGACGGAATCGGAAATCCGAAATTTCCTGCGTGGATTCATTGATGGGCTGCTGAAGCCAGATTTATCGGCGCAGATCGAGCGCGCAGTGTCGGTGTCCTATTCGGGTGGACAGGCCACGATTGTGTTGAAGACAGATAAGGCCACTGCGGCGGCAATTTCTAGACATATTGATAAAGCGGCAGCACAAGAGGGGGTTTCAACGGCGGAGGCGCTGGAAAGTCTGATCTTCAACCGCACTAGTACCAAGGTGGTGATTAACACCTATCGCACCGGGGAGGATCCTTCCCGCGTCTTCATTCCTAGCGCAGGATGGTGCGATCTGGGGGAGGACCTGGCCCATGACTCTGCGGTGCGAACTCTTACCGCCGAGGACGTCGAAAAGTATGTTCCCTCAGAAGAAATCCGCGCCTGGGTGCAGGGACGGGACGCGACCTGCCGGTGGCCAGGGTGCTCGATGCCAGCACACTATTGTCAATTGGATCATCGCGTGGAGTACGGCGACAAAGGACCTACCAGTGTGGGAAATCTGGTGAGCTTGTGTCAGCATCACCATAACGTGAAGACGGATGGTCGGGTGCGATACATCATGGACCCGTTTACCGGAGATATTGTCTGGATGTTTGAGGATGGCACTTATGAGGTGGATCGAGCGGCAGGTCCATTGGCGCCCCGGAGTATTCATTGGAAACTGACGTGGGAGCGATTCCTCAAGCTCAGGAGGGGTTCATTGCAAGGTATGTGA
- a CDS encoding AMP-binding protein, translating into MDLKAQMGQFLAPEFTLAQLAEKLFQAETDPDRVVMRQWIYGEEETCRELTRAQVNNRIKVVAARLQQMAEPGTRVAILAGNSPEYVFGFLGALYAGMVPIPLYDPNEPGHSDHLKAVFGDCDPSIVVTNRVSAAAVRTYFSAQRERPRIISLDVLPDSLASSWTPVEGTAEDTAFLQYTSGSTRTPAGVELTNRAIITNVAQIFQALQLQMPARIVSWLPMHHDMGIILAVFVTILGLDFEVMTPRDFIQHPDRWVRRVTAGKQATYTAIPNFALELAARHAKDADFSHVDGIIIGSEPVTESAVDSFLDAFSVDRSVLRPAYGLAEAALIVSTPQTDKRPVIAHFNRAELAAGRAVIEDKSEDTVAYASNGQCVPHQHLAIVDPETRTEVKDGVIGEIWVHGPNMATGYLNRPEETAATFRNTLGERLQDGLPEDDYWMATGDLATIVDGELYITGRLKDLIVIAGRNHYPQDIEGTVQAASAQVRPDSVAAFSVEGNDSESLVLLVERADDAQPSGDAEATEAIRSAVTAHHGITPDDIVWKAPGEINRTSSGKIARRVAKKNYVGF; encoded by the coding sequence ATGGATCTAAAAGCGCAGATGGGGCAGTTCTTAGCACCCGAGTTCACCTTGGCCCAGTTGGCAGAGAAGCTCTTCCAAGCGGAAACCGACCCAGACCGCGTGGTCATGCGCCAGTGGATCTACGGTGAGGAAGAAACCTGCCGGGAGCTTACCCGCGCACAGGTCAATAACCGCATCAAGGTGGTGGCGGCGCGCCTGCAGCAGATGGCAGAGCCCGGTACCCGCGTGGCCATCTTGGCTGGTAATTCGCCGGAATACGTCTTCGGCTTCTTGGGTGCTCTTTATGCGGGCATGGTGCCGATTCCGCTGTATGACCCCAACGAACCGGGGCACTCGGACCACCTCAAGGCCGTATTTGGTGACTGTGACCCGTCCATCGTGGTGACTAACCGCGTATCGGCGGCGGCCGTGCGCACGTACTTTTCCGCTCAACGTGAGCGCCCGCGCATCATTTCCCTTGATGTCCTGCCGGATTCTTTGGCTTCCTCCTGGACTCCCGTGGAGGGAACCGCAGAGGATACTGCGTTCCTGCAGTACACCTCCGGTTCCACCCGTACCCCGGCCGGCGTGGAGCTCACCAATCGCGCGATTATCACCAACGTGGCGCAGATTTTCCAGGCCCTGCAGCTGCAGATGCCGGCCCGCATCGTTTCTTGGCTGCCGATGCACCACGATATGGGCATCATCTTGGCCGTATTTGTCACCATCTTGGGCCTCGACTTCGAGGTGATGACCCCGCGCGATTTCATCCAGCACCCGGATCGCTGGGTCCGGCGCGTGACAGCCGGCAAACAGGCCACCTATACCGCTATCCCGAACTTTGCCTTGGAACTTGCCGCGCGCCACGCCAAGGACGCGGATTTCTCCCACGTGGACGGCATCATTATTGGTTCCGAGCCGGTGACGGAATCGGCCGTGGACTCCTTCCTCGATGCCTTCAGCGTGGACCGTTCCGTACTGCGCCCGGCCTACGGTCTGGCAGAGGCAGCACTTATTGTGTCTACCCCGCAAACTGACAAGCGCCCGGTCATCGCGCACTTTAACCGCGCGGAGCTGGCCGCAGGTCGCGCCGTCATTGAGGATAAATCCGAAGATACCGTTGCCTACGCCTCCAATGGACAGTGCGTGCCGCACCAGCACCTCGCCATTGTGGATCCGGAAACTCGCACCGAGGTGAAGGACGGCGTTATCGGAGAAATCTGGGTCCACGGTCCCAATATGGCCACCGGCTACCTCAACCGCCCAGAGGAAACTGCTGCGACCTTCCGCAATACGCTGGGTGAGCGCCTGCAGGATGGCCTGCCGGAAGACGATTACTGGATGGCCACCGGAGACTTGGCAACCATCGTGGATGGTGAGCTGTACATTACGGGCCGCCTGAAGGATCTCATCGTCATTGCTGGGCGCAACCATTATCCGCAGGATATTGAGGGCACGGTGCAAGCAGCTTCCGCACAGGTTCGCCCGGATTCCGTTGCAGCCTTTTCCGTGGAAGGCAATGATTCTGAGTCCCTCGTCCTGCTGGTGGAGCGCGCCGATGATGCGCAGCCGTCCGGCGATGCCGAGGCAACCGAGGCCATTCGCAGCGCGGTCACTGCCCACCATGGCATTACTCCGGATGACATCGTGTGGAAGGCACCTGGCGAAATCAACCGCACGTCCTCCGGCAAGATTGCGCGCCGCGTAGCCAAGAAGAATTATGTGGGATTCTGA
- a CDS encoding cutinase family protein: MRKTITVVAALVVLAVIGVGASRYFNQGTDSPAPHTSEQAAPPQPQQPDWCPRVEFISAPGTWESAADDDPINPSANPRSFMLSITKPLQEAYGDDVKVWTLPYTAQFKNINAQHEMSYDDSRTEGTAKMNDELRSVHQSCPATKFILSGFSQGAVIAGDVADEIGGGQGVVPAENIAGVALIADGRRQNGVGQNPGRKVGGVGAEIALQPVSGLVQPIVPGASMRGARQNGFGSLADRTFQICAPNDSVCDAPPNVTNALERAQGLIAANGVHAQYASNSGVIDGTTANQWVVGWARQLIDAA, from the coding sequence ATGCGAAAAACTATTACCGTTGTCGCGGCCCTCGTCGTATTAGCTGTCATTGGCGTGGGCGCGTCGCGTTACTTCAACCAAGGCACTGATTCCCCGGCTCCGCATACCTCGGAGCAGGCCGCGCCGCCGCAACCGCAGCAGCCTGACTGGTGCCCCCGTGTGGAGTTCATTTCTGCCCCGGGTACTTGGGAGTCCGCGGCTGACGACGACCCCATCAATCCTTCTGCCAACCCGCGCTCGTTCATGCTGTCTATTACGAAGCCGTTGCAGGAGGCCTACGGGGACGATGTGAAGGTCTGGACCCTTCCCTATACCGCGCAATTCAAAAATATTAATGCGCAACATGAGATGAGCTACGACGATTCCCGCACTGAGGGAACCGCCAAGATGAATGACGAGCTGCGTAGCGTTCATCAAAGCTGCCCGGCTACCAAGTTCATTCTGAGCGGCTTTTCTCAGGGCGCGGTGATTGCTGGCGACGTTGCCGATGAGATTGGTGGCGGCCAGGGCGTGGTTCCGGCGGAAAACATCGCAGGCGTGGCCCTTATCGCAGACGGCCGCCGCCAAAATGGCGTCGGGCAAAACCCAGGCCGCAAGGTGGGTGGCGTCGGTGCAGAAATTGCCCTTCAGCCCGTATCCGGATTGGTGCAGCCCATCGTGCCGGGTGCTTCCATGCGTGGTGCGCGCCAGAATGGGTTCGGTAGCCTCGCGGATCGCACCTTCCAAATTTGCGCGCCCAATGATTCGGTGTGTGATGCCCCGCCTAACGTGACCAATGCACTAGAGCGCGCGCAGGGTTTGATTGCCGCGAATGGCGTGCATGCGCAGTACGCCTCCAATAGTGGCGTTATCGATGGCACGACTGCCAACCAGTGGGTAGTGGGCTGGGCCCGCCAGCTTATCGACGCCGCGTAA
- a CDS encoding NAD-dependent succinate-semialdehyde dehydrogenase: MFAIENPNTGKSEDQFERIDDSQRDDILDRSTAAYEAWRSTRIEERAAVLSRAADLYEERIDELADHIGREMGKLTRWAKAEVQIVADIYRYYSEHAHELLADEYLPAQNADKTVVRKEPIGPLLGIMPWNFPYYQVARFAAPNLLLGNTIVLKHASICPLSSQACQDILEEAGLPKDAYINIYASGSQMDAFVADKRIKGVSLTGSEGAGAAVAKTAGENYKKSVLELGGNDPFLVIDDENLEWVLDQYNLIRMYNTGQACNAPKRLIVLEDFYDRTVEYLEKKIGDMKVGTYDDENADIGPLSSIGARDEIVERLEKAAANGDAKIRVGGKKIDREGAYMEPALLTDVDPSTDVGCNEIFGPVAIVYKAKDVEEAIEIANNSEYGLSSSVWGTDLDAAFEVANQLNDGMTFVNEASVTAAGLPFGGVNRSGYGRELARWGVGEFVNEHLYRVSGQDNPGNSPAM, encoded by the coding sequence ATGTTCGCTATTGAGAATCCAAACACAGGCAAGAGTGAAGACCAGTTTGAACGTATCGATGATTCGCAGCGCGATGACATCCTAGACCGCTCCACCGCGGCCTACGAGGCATGGCGTAGCACTCGCATCGAGGAGCGTGCTGCGGTTTTGTCCCGCGCAGCTGACCTTTATGAAGAGCGCATTGATGAGTTAGCAGATCACATCGGCCGCGAGATGGGCAAGCTGACCCGTTGGGCCAAGGCCGAGGTACAGATTGTTGCCGATATTTACCGCTACTACTCCGAGCACGCGCACGAGCTGCTTGCCGACGAGTACCTGCCGGCACAGAATGCCGACAAGACCGTAGTGCGCAAGGAGCCGATCGGTCCACTGCTGGGCATCATGCCGTGGAACTTCCCGTACTACCAGGTAGCCCGCTTCGCGGCGCCTAACCTGCTGCTGGGTAACACCATTGTGCTCAAGCACGCTTCCATCTGCCCGCTGTCTTCCCAGGCATGCCAGGACATCCTGGAAGAGGCTGGTCTGCCGAAGGACGCGTACATCAACATCTACGCTTCCGGTTCCCAGATGGATGCCTTTGTAGCGGATAAGCGTATCAAGGGTGTTTCGCTGACCGGCTCGGAGGGCGCAGGTGCTGCCGTGGCCAAGACCGCCGGTGAAAACTACAAGAAGTCCGTGCTGGAGCTAGGCGGCAACGACCCGTTCCTGGTTATTGATGATGAGAACCTGGAGTGGGTCCTGGATCAGTACAACCTGATCCGCATGTACAACACCGGCCAGGCCTGCAACGCACCAAAGCGCCTCATCGTTCTGGAGGACTTCTACGACCGCACCGTGGAGTACCTGGAAAAGAAGATTGGGGACATGAAGGTCGGCACTTATGACGACGAGAATGCCGACATTGGTCCGCTGTCCTCGATCGGTGCTCGCGATGAGATTGTGGAGCGCCTGGAAAAGGCCGCGGCCAATGGTGACGCCAAGATTCGCGTAGGCGGCAAGAAGATTGACCGCGAGGGCGCCTACATGGAGCCTGCGCTGCTTACCGACGTCGACCCATCCACCGACGTAGGCTGCAACGAGATCTTCGGCCCTGTGGCTATTGTTTACAAGGCCAAGGATGTTGAAGAGGCCATCGAGATTGCCAATAACTCGGAGTATGGTCTGTCCAGCTCCGTCTGGGGCACCGACCTGGATGCCGCGTTCGAGGTGGCAAACCAGCTCAACGATGGCATGACGTTTGTCAACGAGGCGTCGGTAACCGCAGCAGGCCTGCCTTTCGGTGGTGTGAACCGCTCCGGCTACGGCCGCGAGCTGGCACGCTGGGGCGTCGGCGAGTTTGTCAACGAGCACCTGTACCGCGTGAGCGGACAGGATAATCCGGGCAACTCCCCGGCCATGTAG
- a CDS encoding alpha/beta hydrolase-fold protein yields MRKSTSPSKARKGLAVAAVPTAIAVGLALLPNATAQSSVGDLSSAIGGDSSLSDHFAPKDPPARTPLNTEYPDVKGLPEGVKINRVEYLTNRHLMVYIKSAAMPDKEQKVQIQLARDWYSHPEKKFPEVWALDGLRARDDESGWTIETNILNQYADRNVNLVMPVGGESSFYSDWEQADRGKRYMWETFLTKELIPILDNEYRSNHKRAVTGLSMGGTAAMNLAERNPHLFNFVGSFSGYLDTTTRGMPEAIMAAQRDAGGYDSRKMWGEPGSQNWIDHDPKLGIENLKDMKVYVSAGSGKDDFGNANSVAKGQANLAGMGLEVISRMSTQTYVDYAKRAKINPVIKFRPSGVHSWEYWQFEMQQAWPYIADALEMDKADRGADCEAIGAIAKETKSGVIGSCLNNEYDVAKKGKAQDFESGTAYWSPDTGAHALFGRIGARYAEIGGPTSWLGFPKTGESKTPDGKGRFVHFEHGSIYWSPETGAWEITGDMFQAWGKNGYEKGDLKYPTGSVKKVGEGYMQEFQDGVLTRNPDGSNQVVHGAIGAKYKDMGGAESALGFPTSGENAVNGGFFQTFEKGSIYWSPKTGAHYILKSKIMDRWGQAGWEQGEFGWPTSDYSEIAAGGLSQEFQHGKISEVLGQVRTEKK; encoded by the coding sequence ATGCGCAAAAGCACTTCCCCGAGTAAAGCTCGCAAGGGCCTTGCAGTGGCCGCAGTACCTACCGCTATTGCCGTGGGTTTGGCTCTGCTGCCAAACGCCACCGCACAATCTTCCGTAGGCGATCTCTCTTCCGCAATCGGCGGCGATTCCAGCCTGTCCGATCACTTCGCACCGAAGGATCCGCCCGCCCGCACCCCGCTGAACACCGAATACCCGGATGTTAAGGGCCTGCCGGAGGGCGTGAAGATCAACCGCGTGGAGTACCTGACCAACCGCCACCTGATGGTCTACATCAAGTCCGCGGCTATGCCGGACAAAGAGCAGAAGGTGCAGATCCAGCTGGCTCGTGACTGGTACTCCCACCCGGAAAAGAAGTTCCCAGAGGTATGGGCGCTCGACGGCCTGCGTGCACGTGACGATGAGTCCGGCTGGACCATCGAGACCAATATTCTGAACCAGTACGCTGACCGTAACGTCAACCTAGTTATGCCGGTAGGCGGCGAATCTTCCTTCTACTCGGACTGGGAGCAGGCAGACCGCGGTAAGCGCTACATGTGGGAGACCTTCCTCACCAAGGAATTGATCCCCATCTTGGATAATGAGTACCGCTCGAACCACAAGCGTGCGGTCACCGGCCTGTCCATGGGCGGCACGGCCGCGATGAACTTGGCTGAGCGCAACCCGCACCTGTTCAACTTCGTGGGTTCCTTCTCCGGTTACCTGGACACCACTACGCGCGGCATGCCGGAAGCCATCATGGCTGCGCAGCGCGATGCCGGCGGCTATGATTCCCGCAAGATGTGGGGCGAGCCAGGTTCTCAAAACTGGATCGACCACGATCCGAAGCTGGGCATTGAAAACCTGAAGGACATGAAGGTCTATGTCTCTGCAGGTTCGGGCAAGGATGACTTTGGTAACGCCAACTCCGTAGCCAAGGGTCAGGCCAACCTTGCCGGTATGGGCTTGGAGGTCATTTCCCGCATGTCCACCCAGACCTATGTGGACTACGCAAAGCGCGCCAAGATTAACCCAGTGATTAAGTTCCGCCCATCCGGCGTGCACAGCTGGGAATACTGGCAGTTTGAGATGCAGCAGGCATGGCCCTACATCGCAGATGCCCTCGAGATGGACAAAGCTGATCGCGGTGCGGACTGTGAGGCCATCGGCGCCATCGCCAAGGAAACCAAGAGCGGCGTCATTGGCTCTTGCTTGAATAACGAGTACGACGTCGCCAAGAAGGGCAAGGCCCAGGACTTCGAGTCTGGTACCGCTTACTGGTCCCCGGATACCGGTGCGCACGCCCTCTTCGGCCGTATTGGTGCTCGCTACGCCGAGATCGGTGGACCTACCTCCTGGCTGGGCTTCCCTAAGACCGGCGAGTCTAAGACCCCGGACGGCAAGGGTCGCTTCGTGCACTTCGAGCACGGCTCCATCTACTGGTCCCCGGAGACCGGTGCTTGGGAGATTACCGGCGATATGTTCCAGGCCTGGGGCAAGAACGGCTACGAAAAGGGCGACCTGAAGTACCCGACCGGCTCGGTTAAGAAGGTCGGCGAGGGCTACATGCAGGAATTCCAGGATGGCGTCCTGACCCGTAACCCGGATGGCTCCAACCAGGTAGTCCACGGTGCTATCGGCGCCAAGTACAAGGACATGGGCGGCGCTGAATCTGCGCTCGGCTTCCCGACGTCCGGTGAGAACGCCGTCAACGGCGGCTTCTTCCAGACCTTTGAAAAGGGCAGCATCTACTGGTCCCCGAAGACTGGTGCGCACTACATTCTGAAGAGCAAGATCATGGACCGCTGGGGCCAGGCTGGCTGGGAGCAGGGCGAGTTCGGCTGGCCTACTTCTGACTACTCCGAGATTGCCGCTGGCGGCCTGAGCCAGGAATTCCAGCACGGCAAGATCAGCGAGGTCCTCGGCCAGGTTCGGACCGAGAAGAAGTAG